The window TCCGGGGTTATGTACCGTTCTGCATTTGCAAGCGTTTGTTTTCTTTCATATCGCTCCAAATCGGCAAGATGGATATTGGATTTTGTTACCTCTATAAAATAGCCGAATACCCTGTTATACCCTATTTTCAAAGATTTAATGCCTGTCCGCTCGCGCTCTTCACGTTCAAGTTCTGCAAGCCACACTTTCCCATTCTTTGATGCATCCCGGTATTGGTCGAGTTTCGTGTCATATCCGTCCTTGATAATGCCGCCTTCTTTAACGGACAGCGGTGGATTTTCGGCGATTGCCGTTTCAAGTATTTGAAGCGCTTCTTCACAACCGTCAATTCGATCAGAAAACTGATGAAGTAAAGAGCGCTCTGATTCATGAAGTGCTTTTTTAATATCCGGGACACGACGGAGTGAGTTACGAAGTTGTGCGAGATCCCTTCCGCTCGCGCTGCCCATCGAAATACGCCCAGCGAGGCGCTCCAAGTCGTATACTTCCTTTAGGCTTGTCTTCAATTCATCCCGCAGGAAAAACTCTTCAATCAGCTCAGTTACTGCATTGAGACGATTTTCAATTGCTATTTTTTCTGCAAGGGGCTGATGAATCCACATCTTCAGTTTCCGTGCACCCATCGCTGTAACAGTCTCATCAAGGAGCCAGTAAAGGGTGCCTTCTTTGCTTCCGCTACGAATTGATTGGATTAGTTCCAGATTGCGCATTGAATTGGCGTCGATGGATAGCTTCGCTTGTTTTTGAATAAATTCGAACGGACGAATATGGTCGAGTGCCGTTTTCTGTGTCCGTTTCACATAAGAAATGAGCATGCTGCATGCTTCTGTAACTTCGGGTGGAATTGCACCAAACAGATCTACAATCTCGGGCCGCTGGTCACCGTACTCAATAGATAACACAATGCTGCGTTTTGCCATGCTGTCACTGAGTGCAATATGTAATCTTTCACCAACGACGACCTCTTTCATGCCAAGCGCCTCGATTTCAGCGATCAACGTCCGTTCATCGCCTTCAACACGCTCTACTTTCCCCTCCCCGGTCGCAAGGTCAAGATAAGCGAGTGCATAATTGTTACCATCAATAATGTCAGCTGAGCCGATGAAATGGTTTGTATTCGCGTCAATCGTTTTTCCTTCCGTCATCGTTCCTGGGGTAATAATTTTAACAACTTCCCTTTTGACAATCCCTTTTGCGACTTTTGGATCTTCGGTTTGTTCACAAATCGCTACCTTATGTCCTTTACGTACAAGTGTTTCAATATAGCCTGCAGCCGCATGATAGGGTACACCGCACATCGGAATTCGATCGCGGCTCCCGGCATCCCGGCTCGTTAATGTGATTTCAAGAATTTGAGACGCTTCTGTCGCATCTGTGAAAAACAGTTCATAAAAATCTCCCAATCTAAAAAACAGAAATGCATCTTCATGGTCCGCTTTAACTTTTAAATATTGCTGAATCATTGGTGTATGTGTTGTCATTATTTAACCTCTTTACGTTTGCTATTTTTTATTATTATACCAAAGTTGGACCACAAAGAGCCCAACTTCTGTATGATTTTAATGGTTTTCAAAATCTAAGCAAAATGATTTATACACAAAAGGTCTAATTTCTGCGCACGTCACATGGGCTTGCAAACACCGAACAATGAAGCATCCGTAATTGCAACTCTCCTATATTCGTAGAAAAACGAAAAAAAAGCCGGTAGTGTTTTCCGGCTCTCAAAATGATGATGAATCTTTTCCTTTTTTATGATCGTGTCCGGGATCTCTCCCTTTTCCTTGCTCATGTTCTTGACTGTGGCCATGTTCATGTGACGATGATTCATCTCGGAACGACCACTCTTCTTCAAAATCTGTTGGGTGTATCGTAATATTAACTTTTGTTTCTCCCACAACTTCGGCTACTAACTCTCGCTCAATCGTGATCAAGAATTTCTCGCCGCATTCCGAAATAATCGCTTCGGTACAATTTGGATGCTGGATGACATCTACGATAACTTCTTCATGCCCTGATGTCGGCTCATCCCGATAGTGCAGACGAATCCGGTCTTTGTAAGGAACTGACTCTGTAAAGACGGATGTTTTTGAATGATCTTGATGGGAATACCAAACATTGACATCGAACTTACCGGTAACTTCGATGAATTTACCGACCTTTTTAGCCTGATGTGTATGATTGATAACCCAACATCCCAGTATACTCGTCGGACGATTCGGCGGCTTCAATGAAACAGTCGTTTCAGTCCGCTTCTTCCCTTTGGCAATAACCGTCTTCGTCACGATCTGACGTAAATTTTTCAGCTCGATTCCTCCTCCATTCGCTTCAATCCATTCTATGCAACAGAAGCCCAGAGAGTGAAAAAAATCGGCAGGAAAATTTTTCCGCCGATTGGTATATTTAATTATAGTTTTTCATATGTCGTATTTTTTATATAAGAACCAGTTTCCCCGCGTCTAATATCACCATCTGTTGCTTTGATGATTTCATCCGTTACAGTATTTGCAATTGTATTTGATACGAGCTGCAGTAAATCATTCACTTCATATTGTGATTGTTTAAATTCCTGAACGATCGGCACTTCATCTATATCGTTTTGGATTTTCTCGATTTTACCTTCAATAAGGCTTAACGCTTTTTCTTTCCCATACTGTTGGAAATTGACTGCCTGTTTTTGCAATGATTTCAGACTTGCGATGTTTTCACGGATTTTCTGATTTTCATTAATTTGTTCTTCTGCACGTTTGAAAAATTCAACTTGTTCTGTATTCGCAATCATTACTGCAATTTCGCGTGCCTTTGCGATAATTTCATCTTTAGTATATGTTTTTTCCATTATGACATCACCTTTTCCTTTTCTACGACGCCGATAAACTCACCGTCGAGTGACCATGTTTTGGCCTCTATTATTTTCACCTTGACTATTTTTCCGATAGCCGATCGAGGTGCTTTGAAATTGACCAGCTTGTTTTTCTCGGTATATCCTGCCAGCACCTCTGGATTTCGCTTACTTTCCCCTTCGACAAGTACTTCCACGATTTCCCCTTTATATGGCTTCATCGCTTCTGCAGACAGGTCGTTGACGAGTTTGTTCAATCGCTGTAGACGTTCTTTTTTCACTTCCATAGGGATATTGTCGACCATTTTTGCAGCAGGAGTACCTTCCCGGGGTGAATAAATATACGTGTAGGCAATATCAAAACCGACTTCCTTGTACAATGACATCGTTTCTTCGAATTGTTCATCCGTCTCATTCGGGAATCCGACAATGATATCCGTCGTTAACGTAACGTTCGGAATCGCCTTTTTTATCTTCCGGACAAGTTCAAGGTAGTGTTCGCGTGTATACTTCCTTGCCATGATTTTTAAAATAGCGCTTGAACCTGATTGAACGGGAAGATGGATATGGTCGACAAGATTGCCACCTTTCGCAAGCACGTCAATAAGATGGTCATCGAAGTCACGCGGATGGCTCGTCGTAAAACGTATTCTCGGAATATCAATTTTACGTAAATCATCCATCAAATCCCCGAAACGGTATCCAATATCTTCAAAGTCTTTTCCATA of the Sporosarcina sp. FSL K6-1508 genome contains:
- the mutS gene encoding DNA mismatch repair protein MutS, which produces MTTHTPMIQQYLKVKADHEDAFLFFRLGDFYELFFTDATEASQILEITLTSRDAGSRDRIPMCGVPYHAAAGYIETLVRKGHKVAICEQTEDPKVAKGIVKREVVKIITPGTMTEGKTIDANTNHFIGSADIIDGNNYALAYLDLATGEGKVERVEGDERTLIAEIEALGMKEVVVGERLHIALSDSMAKRSIVLSIEYGDQRPEIVDLFGAIPPEVTEACSMLISYVKRTQKTALDHIRPFEFIQKQAKLSIDANSMRNLELIQSIRSGSKEGTLYWLLDETVTAMGARKLKMWIHQPLAEKIAIENRLNAVTELIEEFFLRDELKTSLKEVYDLERLAGRISMGSASGRDLAQLRNSLRRVPDIKKALHESERSLLHQFSDRIDGCEEALQILETAIAENPPLSVKEGGIIKDGYDTKLDQYRDASKNGKVWLAELEREERERTGIKSLKIGYNRVFGYFIEVTKSNIHLADLERYERKQTLANAERYITPELKEKEDLILNAEAEGQDLEYQLFSTVRDAMKTHIRHIQHLASVLSELDVLLSFAAVSEKRNYVKPVFQEGKALEIKNGRHPVVEKMMDHSLYVPNSCKLTEDANMLLITGPNMSGKSTYMRQVALIVVMAQIGCYVPCDQALLPVTDQIFTRIGAADDLASGQSTFMMEMMESQHAIANATAQSLLLFDEIGRGTSTYDGMALAQAMMEHIHNEIGANTLFSTHYHELTNLDKELSRLENVHVAAMEQDGKVVFLHKVMTGPADKSYGIYVADLAGLPESLLNRAKTLLITFENVEKLPIREDEPRQLNFFDLQNEEKGVLSTLEREVLTNLGDADLLNMTPFQALQYVHELKEKLGSKKG
- the cotE gene encoding outer spore coat protein CotE — protein: MTKTVIAKGKKRTETTVSLKPPNRPTSILGCWVINHTHQAKKVGKFIEVTGKFDVNVWYSHQDHSKTSVFTESVPYKDRIRLHYRDEPTSGHEEVIVDVIQHPNCTEAIISECGEKFLITIERELVAEVVGETKVNITIHPTDFEEEWSFRDESSSHEHGHSQEHEQGKGRDPGHDHKKGKDSSSF
- a CDS encoding RicAFT regulatory complex protein RicA family protein; its protein translation is MEKTYTKDEIIAKAREIAVMIANTEQVEFFKRAEEQINENQKIRENIASLKSLQKQAVNFQQYGKEKALSLIEGKIEKIQNDIDEVPIVQEFKQSQYEVNDLLQLVSNTIANTVTDEIIKATDGDIRRGETGSYIKNTTYEKL